The Betta splendens chromosome 2, fBetSpl5.4, whole genome shotgun sequence nucleotide sequence TGCAGTTTGTCCAGGTCTAAACCCACAGACTGTGACCGCATGTAAAAGCTGACGCCAGCGGTTTTCCAGATGACATGTCTGAAAACGGCTCCGTAGATTCCTAGACACAGCTTTGCAGTTGGAGCTCCGCAAAGTGTCGGCTGCATCGTGTTGGTGCCGTGATCAGATGTTGTTGAAGTCTCCTGACGCTTGACAACATGCCCTTTAACCAATCAGACACTGATCAGTAGCAGTAACTCTGCAGCATGTGTGATGTCATGgatacctgtgtgtgtttcccatcTTCCTCTCACACCAGTAGGTCACAGTCAACATATTTGCCCACCTTCACTTGTGTAATTTCATTAATGgctgctcttttcttttctttgttcgCTTTGCCCTGGGTCTTTGCAGATTGATGACATCTGACCCGTCACCCTAGCAACCACTCGGCGAGTAGCTAGCCGCCTTGGGGAAGCGGAACAGTATTGTTTTAATGTCTTTTAGACGGTGGTATTTGTTACTTGATCGGGACGAGACCTGTAGTGATACAGTTCCTCCCCAAACCTCCCCTGACTCGTAGTGAGCGCTGTGGTGTAGTGACGCTGTGCTGATTGGTAATAGTGCTGTAGTGAATTAGTTAGCGTTGTGTTATAACCTTGGTGAAGTAACCTCTAATCCCATGAATCAACTTGCAACTGTTTCCTCTAAGTCAGCTGTGTCCTGGCAGGCAGAAGAGAGTAAACACACGGTTGCATTAGGGCTTCACTAGAAACAAGACAATCCTCACGTTTACCTTTtagacaaaacaaaatcaataaaactGATTAGCTTTGATTCTAAAGAGCAAAAGTCAGGGAACCATAAATAAGGTTTTTATAGTGATGTATCGTCATTTATAGCATTTATATATATGGACTGTCTTATAGACtgtactttattattatttcatgtaGTAACCTTTCTAGGTAGCATTAGAAGATGTGCGCGGTGTGTGACCTGTAGGAGCTTTATTCCTACTCTAGCAGATCAGGACACTGTTGGCATAAAGGGAACGTTGCCTGTCCTTCCCCTGACACTTCACCCAGATCCACTCTGATCTGCACCTGGTGACCCGCGCGTCTCTGGCGTCTGCGTCTTTAAGCGGTCAAGTGAGCACGAGGGCCGTGGATCGCGGCAGCTCTTGGTGAACCCTGTTCTGATCCATGTGACATCTCATCAGCGTTTcatgcctcctgctgctcagcacctGTAGCTCTAACCCGGGCCACAAGTCGTCTCCTTTCACCCCGCCCTGGGTCCAAATCAGCTGCACATCTAAACTAACAACACAGTGACCCTGTGAGCTCACGCACCCGCCTGACCCGATCAAACCACAGCACGCTGAGCTGTTTGGACCCGGCTCCGCTCATCTTTAGCTCTGGAGCAGATTgggctgcttctcctcactgctgcttttcAAACGCTTCTCCTCACTAAAAACTACATTCACGACTGAATTCAAGAGCACACATTTCACTCTCTTATGATTTAAAAGACATAATCTGACTTATATGCTTCATGTTACAATGTGCTCTTGAATCAGTGGTAATAAAAACGATCTGAGTCAGGCGCAGACGTGTTTAGTTGGATAACAAAGGTAAGGTGTGTTTCAGAAGGGAGGCAGGTTTGTCACAGGAGTCAGTGtgtaaatataattataatCTTATGACTCTTAGTTTTAAAGTGACACCATGTCACAAACTTCATTACTGCTGAGTGTTcagctctgattctgaataaCAACAGATTCATGTTTGAAGTAACAGGCCTGAAGAACATGGCGAACTGTTAAAACGTCTCTAATGACTCCTGTGACCGACTCGTGTGCTCTCTTCCTGCTTCTCACAGGTTCGATCTTTTCTCCACACCCTGTTCACTACTTCCTGTCTCTCCTGTAGGATCCAGCTTCTTTCTGGACCAGTGGCGTAGCACAGCTGTTTGACACCACTCAGTAGTGGCTGGTCGGGTGCTGCCTCTGCCCTGCTCTCGCCCTTTTCACCCTCTGGTTCCtcacctccttttctctctgttgATTTTGCCTCCTCAGGGACACATGTTTTTGTTGGTTTCAAACACATCCTGACTGAATTTCATGTATATTTATGTCCATATATATGTGCTATTTgccaacaaaaacatgttttctgtttGACACTTAAATGCTCCTCACTTCTCTCAAAACGTCTCTTTATTCCCCTACTCTGTCTCCACCTGCAGGCGGCTTCTTGGTATTATCACAAAAAAAGATATCCTTCGTCACATGGCTCAAATGGCAAACCAAGATCCCGAGTCCATCATGTTCAACTGATCCGCTCCTTCCAAGACGGCCGGGGGGGAgatgacagcgaggaggaggaggaggaggtgtgtctACTGAATGGCTCCGACCTCTGACACAAggagcttttgtttttcttttagttttcagCTTTGTAGACCCTGAACCTCACATTGTGGCCGTGAGACACAAGAGACTAAAAGACTTCCTCGTCATTCTGGCTGCGGAGGACACCAAGAGGTCACGGGTGAATGGCACACTCACGAGgaaatgcacttttttttttttacacatttacacaaacaaagacgtACATCTTAAGCATGCATGCTCTCACGCACGCGCAGGCagacacatacgcacacacgcagacacacacgcagctccCCCGACCTGTACAGGAACGCCCATTTACACTCTTCATGTGCCTCAGCCCGTCTCCGCTGAGCTCGTAGTGGACGGCGCCTGGCAGGGGTCAGAAGGTCAGAATGAAACGCTGATGTGGGACGCGATGAGGGACCTTGAGACCCCCAGACCTCGGTAAAAAAGACTaaacaaatcacacaaataAATGATTAGTTTAATCACCTCAGCACCCGTCCGTCCTCCAGAAAATACAGGTttacctgtatgtgtgtgtcctcagcaCCGCTCCATTTCAGCCTAGTTAGCATGGGAGCAGAGGGGATGCTCAGTCTAAATCAGAtgattttagtgtgtgtgtgtgtgtgtgtgtgcgtgccagaGGATGACAGGCAGATGGGTGGATGAGATATTCTTTTTTTCAAGAACAAAAGTGTTTCAATGGAAAAAGGTAAAGGAGCGAGGGTGTAATTTCATTTCTGAGCCatatcaaagtgtgtgtgtgtgtgcgtgtcatcCATTCATCAGTGTGACGGCAGGTTGAGTTGTGTTGTCCTGTTACATGAAACCTCTCGCTCTACTCTTTTGATCTCAGAATTGCTTATAATCTGCAAATCAGCACAGATTTAAGTGAACTTGTTGCTGATGCTTCGTGGTCACGTCCATAATTAATTTTTGTGTTGTATGTCGTTCTTTTGTAAAGGCAAATAAATCCTACTGTTCAACACCCGCCCCTCTGTGGAAGCATCAGCTTCATCAGTGAGATAAAAAGTCAGTCTATATTTACATAGAGGATTAATATTAGTGAGGCCAAACCCATAAAAACCcaatttattcctctgcagaTTAAATGAAAATTTTTAAAATCTAGAAAATTACTATATAGGAAAATACTAGTTCAACTAACACCAACACAACTAAAAACTGCAAAGAGGCTGAGACACAAATCCTCACATTTATTACTCAAGCTGCACAGTAATTAAATGGCTcagattaaataaatacagccCTTTGAGTCAGAACCTAAACCTGATGTTTCCACCTTTTAAGCAGGTGGAGACAAATGTAGTGGTGAATTGGAGGAGAAAAATAATGGTTATTACTTtaggttttcagcttttcagttCTGTGGCTGTGCTGAGTGGACCCTAATGAGGAGTGGTTTACATGTGTTTAAACTTTGAAGTCGAGCTGATCACCTCATCCGTCTTCATATCTATCAGTTTGGTTCTTTGTTTGTGGAGAAGGTCAAACAGTAGCGCCtcacctggtgtgtgtgtgtgtgtgtgtgtgtgtgtgtgtgtgcgcgcgagtgtgtgtgtcctgctgactgagcagaGCGTTGTCTTTGTTAACCAGTGGTGTTGCCTAACATTGTATTTCAGACTGATCTTGAtgtttccccctttttttaagTTATGGGTAGTGTCCATAGAGATGTGTAATATTACAAAGAAGTTTATGTATGATTACGTTGTTTGATtgtacatttaaaagaaaatatgtaaagattaaactttgttttaaattaaaaagaaaaaaatgattcaAGTTGAAAAAAGGTAGACATTGACTtgactttttgtcttttttcacaTCAGTGAATTGGTGAGTTGTACTTCCTACTAAACAGAAATTCACCAGTGTTACTGTTTCACAATCACTTCTCTCTCCAAGACTAAGAAAGAATCACCAAAGTTTTGTATCCTGCCCTAAATAATACTTAGAGCTGTTAAAGGTCTTGTTGCCTCTGGACGACAACGTTGGTTATGTTTCATGCCTGTTAAGAACAAAGTAATGACTATTTGCTTTAACCTTGTTCTCAGAATTTCCCAACCACGGACCGTTTCTACAAAAACCTGACTCTTGTGCAAAGTTTCCATTAGCTTTGCCTCCACCTGTTCCTGACAGATAGACAGAGGCCTTGCTCTCATCATTAGATTTACAAAAGCTTGAGAGCGTTGGCACAGGGTAAGAATTTTCTGCCCATGAGAAGCGCCTGTCTGCATCAGCAGTGCAAACAGAGGCTCCACTGTTGGCACCCAGGGGTGGGAGTGGATTAGACTTCGgggattttctttttcctttctcttcacAAGAGACGTGACGTTGGCTCCTGGTCGTCACCCTGTGTCCTGTTACACATCCATCATTCATGGCTCTGCCTGTCAACCTGAGACGTTCCTCTTCTTTTATTAAAGCCTCATCTGCTGCCGTCTCATGTGGGATAAAACAGTCAAAGGATCTCTACaagttctttcttttttgcagcccttttgttttctgacaGAAGTCTGGATCTGTCCTCCCTCACCTTAATGCCACAGCACTAAAAAAAGACCAGCTCTGTAACTGTAGCTGCCTCCTCGACAAAACCACAGAAAAGACCTTGAATGGTACAAAAGTGTTGATATCTGTTTTAGTCAGTGTCTTGCAGAACCAGATTATCATAttcacatcattttttttttttacacagtgtGTGAAAAGCTGCTGGACGACAACATTAATGAGTAAAACGACACATTCAACTGTGGGgtttggacacagcacttgcATTTAATTCCACTACAAAAGAGAGGCATCTCAAGAGCACCAGTAAAAGCAGAACAGAGTCGAGTTCAAGTCAGCCACAGCCTGGACTGTTAACCAAGCAGAAGAGGAAGGACGAGAGTCCTTTGAGTCCCAGAGAAAGATGTCGAACGCTTTCGCTTTCACATGCAGCAGAAATGCAAATGTACTGTagaagcctctgcagcagcgagACGATGCAGAGGTGGAAAGAAATCTTCAAACAGCACGAAAGACGGGAAGAAGCTACAGTTCTCTGCTGAAGAGGGAAAAGGCAAAAGACGTCAAAACCTACTTCATTAACTGAGCAACAAATCACACAACTGataatattttaaaagaaacaaactaCCTGGAGGTGTGTGGGGGGCCATGAAATGCACTGTACACAGATGTGCCTGGCTTCCTTACGTCTTTATAGAAGTGTATCAGGCCCTATAGTCATAAAGCGGAGCGCAAACATCTTTGAGTCCAGCATGCATCTGGAGCGTCACACACTAACAGTAGCTGGAtgtggagcctggaggagacGGACGAAGCGTTGCCTTCATGGTTTGGAAAAAATTCGTCATGAAGAGCAGCTTGAGGCAGATTTTTTGACTTGGTCATAAAAAGTCCAGCACTGTACGAAGCTAAAAACTGAGCGCTTTGTTTTGCCAGAAACTGACGGAACCCAAACCCTCTAAATAGTCTGAGCTTTAAAAACGTCCCTTTACGGTTGCTGCTTACTCCATAATAACGATTTTGCCTCTGGTGTACATTCAAGCATGAAAAGTCAAGGGTGAGAAAAACGCAGTGTACAAAAACCTCATGGTATAATCTCCATAGAACAGCCTGCTAATGCTAATCTGTtcagaaaagagaaacacaaatgtGTAGTTTGAAGGTCTGGTTGCACAGACGAGGCTAAAGTGACTTGACAGAGTCACTCAGTCGCACTTTACGCTGTTTTGGATTAGTATTGTTAATTAGTGGGGGAACCTTGACCTTGTTTGACTCCAGATTCACATCACCATTAGACAATGCGCTCTAGGGTAAATCAATGAGGGCTAACATTGTTTACTCCCAAGCTGCCATCGCTTCATGTCTTTGTGTTCTAGTTTAACTGGAGCAGATTATGGCCTAGTCCTGAGTTACGTTAAGCCCTGTCTGTGCAACCAGGCCAGATGTTCCTATATATTCAAGTGAAAATGCATAGAAGGATAATCGTTGCTCCTCTAGGGTTCGTGCGTCACACATGGCTCTCGTAGAACACCTGGCAGGGGGGGCTCCTACTGGCTGTGGGCTCGGGTGCAGCCTGGtcggcctcctgctccgcctccgcctccggcTGCTCGTCTTGAGGGGGGGGAGGTGAAGCGGGCGCGGGCTCCGTCGGGGGCGGGGCCTCGATGCTGCAGTAACCCCCCGCTGGGAGCGGCGGGTGCACCGACACCTGGATGGCCATGTGCTGCGGCTGCTCGTGGACCGAGGAGTTGTCCGAGTCGGCGGCGGGCGACTCGCTGCGCTCCCGCTCCGGCCCCTGCGCACGCTCGCGCTCCTGCAGGACGGTGAAGATGTCCCTCACCCCGACGGAGGTGAGCCGGCCGGCCGCCTCGCGCCGGCCTTCGGGCGTTTGCCTGAGGAACGTGtgcctcatctcctccacccccaccacctccaggaTCTCCTCCATGAAGGTGCGGCAGTTCATGATGAGGGGCGGCAGCGGGATGCTGCGCGCCAGCTCCTCGATGTACCGGGCGAACTCCATGGTCTTGAACTGCGTGACCTTGGCCAGCTCCAGCGTCTTGGCCGAGGTGATGATGGGGATCCTCTTGGCGATCTCGAAGGCCTTCTGCAGCTTCTCGGCGCCCTCGGTGCGGAAGAACTCGTTGATGGCTTTCTCCGTCTTCTTCAGGTGGCTGCTCATCATGCAGAGGCGCGTGACGTTCAGGGCCATGATGATGGTGAAGGTGACCAGGCACACCACCATGTAGTACACGCCCATGTCGCCGTTGGTGAAGACCACGCGCAGCGTCACCGTACAGTTGGAGCTGCCGTGCGCGTTGGACGCCATGCAGGTGTACTTGCCACGGTCTGCAAACTCAATGCTGGTGATGTTGAGGCCGCCGTTGTCCAGCAGCCACCACTTGCCATCTGCACAGACGCAGGAAGGTAATAATTATTTGAAGGTGCTTCTAAACGACTAGTCTGCGTTTCAGAACAACCGTGTGGTCGCTGCGGCCCCACTCTGTCTAAAGGTGGTTTGGCTGCACTTCCTGTGGAGGTTTGAGACCCTGGTCCAAACATGTTCAGATCTGCTTTAAGGGCGTTGACATGAACAGACATGCTGGTTGTTAGCGGATGAATCCCCCCCAAGTATAAGCAGTGAACTTGCAGTAACTTCACCTCCACCATCTAAAAATGGACATGTAGCACAGACTCTAAATCTGGAGGCTGAAGTCTGGCTGATCCTctggaggagaaaacacagcagctccctCCCATCCAGCCATGTGCTGCCCAGTATTACAGTACAAGGTACTTCTGCCACCACTGATTATCACTCTGTGAACCAGCGCCTACTGTGGTGAAGGTTCACCGTCTCTAATTATATTCCTGTAGCTCAGATGCTGTTATACAGCTGACGGCACGTTTCAACAGGTCGGCACAGGAGACGCCGGCCTTTCCA carries:
- the mfap3l gene encoding microfibrillar-associated protein 3-like, which translates into the protein MTQPLHANLQTMRWTCGLAFLALGSLLTPGAAGASSTDASGNRTQNGSAAEGGFVPLVFTKVSQIIAREGSCALIDCNVTGEPFPSVQWFNSHGDRLDTETSDGKWWLLDNGGLNITSIEFADRGKYTCMASNAHGSSNCTVTLRVVFTNGDMGVYYMVVCLVTFTIIMALNVTRLCMMSSHLKKTEKAINEFFRTEGAEKLQKAFEIAKRIPIITSAKTLELAKVTQFKTMEFARYIEELARSIPLPPLIMNCRTFMEEILEVVGVEEMRHTFLRQTPEGRREAAGRLTSVGVRDIFTVLQERERAQGPERERSESPAADSDNSSVHEQPQHMAIQVSVHPPLPAGGYCSIEAPPPTEPAPASPPPPQDEQPEAEAEQEADQAAPEPTASRSPPCQVFYESHV